The stretch of DNA TCGACGATCCAGAACTGATCGGCTTCTGGACCATCGACGAGTTTGCGGGACTTCTTGTCCCGTTCGCCTGGGGCATCCTGGCACAGCACATCATCATCGGCACGGTCCTTTCTGGAATTACCTGGTTTGCCCTTCGAAAGGCGAAGGCGTCAGGTGCAGGGTCGAAACTGGTGCACGCTGCCTA from Erythrobacter sp. encodes:
- the traL gene encoding type IV conjugative transfer system protein TraL codes for the protein MANTYLVPRRLDDPELIGFWTIDEFAGLLVPFAWGILAQHIIIGTVLSGITWFALRKAKASGAGSKLVHAAYWYLPGSFLGLKATPPSHCRLLAG